From a region of the Candidatus Zixiibacteriota bacterium genome:
- a CDS encoding sigma-70 family RNA polymerase sigma factor, protein MESLQYDETALIAQALSGDQKAYTALTLKHRPAVFQIILKIVREKETANDLVQETFMKAFASLATYRSEYRFSTWLYRIAANASIDHLRKRRIHALSLDQPVETKDGQVEYEVPDYSFHPERELVRKEQRISIEEAIESLPDKYREVIIYRHKDDKSYEEIADLLGIPVGTVKARIFRARELLKKKLRPAL, encoded by the coding sequence GTGGAAAGTTTGCAATACGACGAAACAGCCCTTATCGCGCAAGCACTCAGCGGCGACCAGAAAGCGTATACCGCACTGACGCTGAAACACCGTCCGGCGGTGTTTCAGATCATTCTTAAAATCGTACGTGAGAAGGAAACCGCCAACGACCTGGTTCAGGAAACCTTTATGAAGGCATTCGCCTCCCTGGCCACCTATCGTTCTGAGTATCGCTTTTCGACCTGGCTCTATCGCATCGCGGCCAACGCCTCAATCGACCATCTCCGTAAACGGCGGATTCACGCCCTCTCCCTCGACCAGCCGGTCGAAACCAAAGACGGCCAGGTGGAATACGAGGTGCCGGACTATTCCTTCCATCCGGAACGTGAGCTGGTACGCAAGGAACAGCGTATCAGCATTGAGGAAGCTATTGAATCCCTTCCGGATAAGTACCGAGAAGTAATAATTTATCGTCATAAAGATGATAAATCATATGAGGAAATAGCCGATCTTCTTGGTATACCGGTTGGTACGGTAAAAGCCAGGATTTTCCGGGCTCGGGAGCTTCTTAAAAAGAAACTCCGGCCCGCACTTTAG